A region of the Ornithinimicrobium ciconiae genome:
GGGTCAGAAACAGCCCCAGGAAACCGATGAGCACGATCAGCGCACCCAGGCGCCACAGGTGCGGGGGCGGCTGCCGCCGTCCGCTGCCGCTCGTCGCACTGGAAGTGCGGGGACCCTTGCGCGGTGAGCTGCCCGGACGTGGCCGCGAGGAGGGGCGCGTCGCGGCAGGTCGCGACGACCCGCGCGCGGGTCCGCGGCTGCTTGCCATCGGTGCGTCCTTTCTCCGGTATGCCGGGTGCTGCGTCCGTCGTGTCACTCAGGTCGGTCCGTGGTCGGGTCGGCGGGACCGGTCCGCCGCGGGGCTCAGGCGGAGGGCGCGAACCGCGGGAAGGCGCCGGCACCGGCATACACCGCGGCGTCGTCGAGCTCCTCCTCGATGCGCAGGAGTTGGTTGTACTTTGCGACCCGCTCGGAGCGGGCCGGGGCACCGGTCTTGATCTGGCCACAGTTGGTGGCGACGGCGAGGTCGGCGATGGTGACGTCCTCGGTCTCGCCGGAGCGGTGGCTCATCATGCAGCGGTAGCCGTTGGTCTGCGCGAGGGTGACCGCGTCGAGGGTCTCGGTGAGCGTGCCGATCTGGTTGACCTTGACGAGGAGGGCGTTGGCGGTGTCCTCGGTGATGCCGCGCTGCAGCCGCTCGGGGTTGGTGACGAACAGGTCGTCGCCCACGAGCTGGACGCGGGAGCCGAGACGGTCGGTCATCGCCTTCCAGCCCTCCCAGTCATCCTCGTTGAGCGGGTCCTCGATGGACACGAGCGGATAGGCATCGACGAGCTCGGCGTAGTAGTCGACCATCTCCTCGGCGGTCTTGGTCCCGCCCTCGAAGACGTAGGAGCCGTCCTCGAAGAACTCGCTGGCGGCCACGTCCAGTGCCAGGGCGATGTCGCTGCCGGGGGTGTAGCCGGCCTTGCTGATGGCCTCGAGGATCAGGTCGAGGGCCGCACGGTTGGACTCCAGGTTGGGGGCGAAGCCGCCCTCGTCACCCAGGCCCGTGCTGAGGCCGCGCTCCTTGAGCACCGCCTTGAGCGCGTGATAGACCTCGGTGCCCCAGCGCAGCGCCTCGCGGAACGAGCCGGCACCGATCGGGGCGATCATGAACTCCTGGATGTCCACGTTGGAGTCAGCGTGCGAACCGCCGTTGAGGATGTTCATCATCGGCACCGGCAGGACGTGGGCGTTGGGGCCGCCGACATAGCGGAACAGCGGCAACCCGGCCGACTCCGCAGCGGCCTTGGCCACGGCCAGGCTCACACCGAGGATCGCGTTGGCGCCGATCTCACCCTTGTTGTCGGTGCCGTCGATGGCCAGCATCTCGTTGTCGACCAGGCGCTGCTCGCTGGCGTCGAATCCGAGCAGCCGCGGCTCGAGGTCATCCATCACGGCGGCGACGGCCTGCTCCACACCCTTGCCGAGATAGCGGCCCTCGTCGCCGTCCCGGCGCTCGACAGCCTCGAACTGACCGGTGGAGGCGCCGGAGGGCACGGCGGCCCGGCCGACGGTGCCGTCGTCCAGTCCCACCTCGACCTCGACCGTCGGGTTGCCCCGAGAGTCCAGGATCTCCCGGGCGATGATCGCGTCGATGACAGCCACGACTACTCCTTCACGCTGTGCGCAGAGACATGCACTGGATGAGCACACGTCAGGTCTGACCCGAGCCTAACGGCCCACCCTGCCCAACCCCCACCGGGCGCACCGCGTGGCGGCAATCCACCCCGCCGGACGAACCGGTGGCCGCCTGCACCTCGGGTGCTTTGATCACGCCCAGTGCACGAGTCGGCGGGGAGCGATAGCGTGAGCGGAAGTCGACCCTCGCCCAAGGAGTGCCAGATGTCTGTGTCAACTACCGGTCCACGCGGGAGCAAGCTCGTCGACCGCGTCGCCCTCGTCACTGGAGGCACCCGAGGCATCGGGGCCGCCATCAGCCGGAGCCTGGCCGACCAGGGAGCCACGGTGGCCATGGGGTTCGGACGGGACCAACAGCGCGCCGATGAGTTTCTCGGTCAGTTGCGCGAGCAGTTCCCGGATAGCGCCTTCTCCGCGCACCAGGGCAACGTGGGTTCCGCCGAGGACTGCCGCCGCACGATCAAGGACGTCATCGCGCAGCACGGCCGGCTCGACATCCTGGTCAACAACGCCGGCATCACCCGCGACCGCACGGTGTTGAAGATGGAGGACGACGACTGGGATGCGGTGGTCCAGGTCAACCTCTCGGGCACCTTCTATATGGCTCAGGCCGCTCTGAAGCACATGCTTGAGCGTGGAACCGGACGCATCGTGAATGTGTCCTCAATTATCGGCGAGATGGGCAATATCGGTCAGGCCAACTACGCCGCGTCCAAGTCGGGGCTCTTCGGTCTGACCAAGACCCTCGCCCGAGAGGCCGCCTTCCACCTGCAGCGGTCCGGCAAACTCAACGTGGACTCGATCGGACTGACGGTCAACACGGTCACCCCCGGCTACGTCAACACGGAGATGGTCGAGGCGGTCCCCGAGAAGGTGCTCGACAAGATCAAGGGCCAGATCCCGATGGCTCGCCTCGCTGACCCCGACGAGATCGCACGCGTCGTGCACTTCCTCTGCGCCGACAGGTCCTCTTACATCACCGGACAGGTCTGGGGCGTCAACGGCGGCATGGATATGTGACCCCCTCACTCGACAGGTGCGTCCGCGCAACACGTGGGCACCTGTCGAGTGAGACGGGACTCAGTTCTGCGGCGAGGTGCCTTCGCGCGGGGCGTCTGCCTTCGCTGAGTCAGCCTTCACGCCTGTGGACTCGCTGGCTGGCGCAGGCGTAGCAACCGGAGTCGGGTTTGCGGCCGGAGCCGACTTCGCCGGTGTGGCCTGGGCCGCCTGAGCGGGCTTCGTCGCCGGGGCCTCCTTCTCGGCGGGAGCCGACTTCGAGGCCGGTGTCTGCTTGGCAGCGGGAGCCTTGGCGACCGGGGCCTTCTTCTCGACCGGAGCCGACTTCGTGACCGGTGCCTTCTTCGCAACGGGAGCCTCGGCCGCCGGAGCCGACTTCGTGACCGGTGCCTTCTTCGCAACGGGAGCCTTGGCCGCCGGGGCAGACTTCGCAACGGGAGCCTTGGCCACCGGAGTCGACTTCGTCACCGGAGCAGACGTCGCCACCGGAGCAGACTTCGCGGCCGGAGCCTTGGCCACCGGAGCCGACTTCGCAACGGGAGCCTTGGCCACCGGAGCCTTCTTCGCAACGGGAGCCTTGGCCGCCGGGGCCGACTTCGCCACCGGAGCCTTCTTCACAGCTGGGGCCTTCACAGCTGGCGCCGCAGCGGTCCGTGCCTCGCGGGCATTCCTCTCCCTCACGCTGCGGAACAGTGGCGCCCAGTGCTCCGTCAGCGCGCGACGTCCCATGAACAACCCAAGGTGCCCCGCCTCCACGAGGTGGCTGCCGATGTCCTTGGCCGGGGTGGACACGTGCTCAGCCAGCGCCCACACCTGCTCCGGAGGCGTGATGTGGTCATTGCTGCCGGCAAGCAGATGGATAGGCATGGAGATCCGGGAGAGGTCGACGGTCTCGTCTCCGACCCGGAGGACGCCGGCGGTCAGCTCGTTGTTGACGAAGAGGTGCTCGACAGTCCAGAGGTAGAAGGCGCCGGCCATGTCCTGCGGAGTCTCAAACCAGGAGACAAAGTCGCGATAGCGGTCCACGAACTCCGGGTCGTCGATGTGCGCCCACAGGTCTGCCAGGCGGCTTAGCTCTCCAGCGGGCTCCATCATCTTGAACCCGGCGACCTGGAAGTCGCCCTTGTGCACACCGGCGTTGGCCTCCACGAGCGAACGGTAGATCCACATCGGGTCCTGGGTGGCCTGCTGCTCAGAAATCCAGTCGTGGATGGCGCTCTGTCCCGCGTGGAAATCGATCGGCGCAGCACCGATGGACAAAGAGGCAACGGCCTCCGGACGCAGCGCGGCATAGATCGTCGCCAGCCACCCGCCCTGGCAGTCCCCCACCAGGTTGACCGGGCCGCCGATCCACTTGACGGTCTCGTCCAGGACCGCGACGTAGTCCTCGATCGTGGTGTCCGCGGTCTGCGGGGTCGCGCCCAACCAGTCCAGGACATACAGGCGTGTCAACCCCTGCTCCAAGGCGGTGCGCACCTGGCTCTGCTCAGGCGTGTAGTCCACGATCGTCGAGGCGTGGCCCGCCTGAGGCGGCAGGAAGAGCGTCGGGACCACGTCCGCGCCCGACCCGGTGGAGAAGTCCAGCAGCCGCGCAGCGGGCCACTCGCGGACCACCTCAAAGGGGGTGGACCAGGTCGGACTCGGCCGGTCGAGGGCAGCAGACCAGAAGCGCTGCACGTCGTCGAGGACATCAAGTGGAGTGCTGCGTCGCGCCATCGCGGCGTTGGCATAGTCGATCCAACTGGTGGTCCAGGCCGCAGCAATGTCGAAGGCGGCGAACGTCCACCGCCGGACCTGTGGATCCGCACTGTGCTCCAGGTGCGCCCCGACGATCGGCTCGAACGGGACGTCCGTCGCTGAGGTGGAACTGTCGGTTACCGGCGTTGGTTCGATCACTGCTTCGGTCATGTCAGCAGACTCCTGTCGGACTCACGGAAAAGGTGTGCGGCGGTGCCGACCCCGGCACTAGCTCCGCCGATGTTACGGGGACAGCGAGTGAGCATGACTAAGGGGAGGCACCGTCGGTGGACGGCGCCTCCCCTCAGGCGATGATGCTCAGAGTCACTTCAGGGCGTCACGAGCGGCGCCGGTGAAGACCTTGGTGATCGAGGTGATGTAGTCGCTGTGGGCCTTGGTGATCGCGGAGATGACCTCGTTCTGGGTCGAGTCCGCGGCCTGCTGCGAGAAGGACAGCATGTCGGTCAGCGTCTTCTCGTAGACGTCCAGCGAGACGTTGCCGTTCTGCTTGGCGGCCGTGATGAGCTTCTCGTTGAGCTCACGGATGCGGCCCGCGGTGGCCTCAAGGTCGGCGGTCACGTTCTGGGCGGTGGTCTTGGCGTCAGCCATGGTGATTCTCCTCAGGTGTGGGGATCTGGTGCCTGCAGGAAGTCTTCCCTCGCTGCTTGTTAGCAACGTTAGCAGACATCTGCTAACACGGTCAAATGCGCGTATGCCGTGGGGCCGGGCACACCGCGTTCCTCACCGCGCGCCGCTCCGGTCCGCGCTGCGGGTCAGCGGACGTAGTCACCCGGGGCGTCCGTCAGCGGTGGGTGCTTCTCACTGCCGAGCTGGGGCGGGTCGACCAGCTTGCCGGCGCGCTTCGTGGCCCAGGTGACCCAGTCCTCCCACCAGGTGCCTGGCGTGCGGGTCGCCGACCCACGCCAGGACTCGGCGGTGCCGGTCGTGCTGTCCTTGCCTGCCGGCAGCGCCTCATACCAGGCCTTGGGGCCGGGCGGGTTGACCACACCAGCGATGTGCCCGCCATTACTCAGCACATAGCGCACCTTGCCCCCGGTCAGTCCGGTCACCGCGAAGGACGAGGTCCACGGCACGATGTGGTCGTTGATGGCACCGACGACATAGAGGTCGACCTTGACGTTCTTGAGGTCTAGCCGCTCGCCACCGAGCTCGTAGTCGCCGCGGGCCAGCCGGTTCTGACCATAGAGCGCCTCAAGATACTCGGTGTGCATGGTGGCCGGCATCCGGACGGAGTCGGCATTCCAGACCAGCACGTCGAAGGCTGGGGACTTATCCCCCATGAGCCACCGGCCGGGAACATAGCGGAAGACCAGGTCTCGCGCCCGGAGCAGGTCGAAGGTCGTCGACATGTCCTTGGCCGGCAGCACACCGCCGCGGTCCGCCATCCGTGCCCTCATCCGCTTGAGGGTCTGGTCGTCGGTGAAGATGCCCAGCTCGCCCGGCTCGGAGTAGTCGATGAGGGTGTTGAGCGTCGTCAACGAGTTGACCCGCTTGTCGCCCTTGGCCGTGAGGTTGGCCACTCCCATCGTCGCCATCGCACCACCGAGGCACAGGCCCATGACGTCGATCTTGGGTGCCCCGGTGATCTCCTCGACGACGTCCAGGGCCGTCAGCACACCCTGCGCGAGATAGTCATCCATCGTCAGGTGGCTGAGTTCCACCCCCGGGTCGCGATAGCTGATCATGAAGACGGTGCGATTGTGGGTGAGCATCCACTCCACCAGGCTGCGGCCGGGGGCGAGGTCCATCACATAGAACTTGTTGATCCACGGCGGACTGCACAGGATCGGGACCGCGTGCACCTGCTCGGTCTGCGGAGCGTACTGGATGAGCTCGATCAAGTCGTTGCGGAAGACCACCTTGCCGGGGGTCGCAGCCAGGTTGTCGCCGAGTTCGAACCCGGAACTGTCGACCTGCTCCGGGATCCCCCCTCGTTCGACATAGTCCTCCAGCATGTTGGCCGCCCCCTTCACCAGGGACTGGCCGCCGGTCTGGAAGGCCCTGATCAGCGCCTCGGGGTTGGTCGCGGGGAAGTTTGTGGGCGACAGCGCCTCCGTTGCCAACCGGACCAGGAAGGCCGCCTTGCGGTCATTGAGGTCATCCGGGTCACCGCTGGAGCCGGCCTTGAGCACGTCCTCAGCAAACCGGCACGCCAGCTGATAGGTCTGCTGCAGCGCGAAGAAGGCGGCGTTGTCGCTCCAGGTGCGTTCGGTGAACCGTCGATCGCCGGGCTCGGGGGCAAGGACTGGCTCCGTGGCCACCCCGACGGCCTTGGCGGTGGTGGCCATCTGCAGCTGGACCATGCCCTGGCCCAGCCGGGCGTAGGCGTTGAACATCGCCAACGGGCTCTTCAGCGCACGCTGGAGGACCGTGACGGTCGCCGGGACCAGCCCGAGCGGGTCGTTCTTGCCCAGGAACTCAATGACCGGAGCCATCGCCTCCACGAGCCGTGGGTCAGGCGTGGTCGCCTTCTGCGTCATCAGCCGCAGCAACGAGGCGCCGGGCACCGACAAGGATTCGCCTGCACCGGACATTCCAGGGATAGACATGGTCACGAACCTTCTGAACTGAGATAACGGAAGAGCACCTCGGCGACGCAACAGGGCCGGGAGGCTCCGGGGAGGCTGATCGTGGCGGTGTAGGCCAGCTGGTGTCCGCCACGCACGGGTGAGACGTCGGTGACCTCAACGGTCATCACCAGCTCGGACCCGACCGGAACCGGTGTGATGAACCGGACCTTGTTGAGTCCGTAGTTGACGACGCTGTCGGCGTCACTGACCTCGAGCACATCCCACAGCATCACGGTCTGCAGTGCGAGCGTCAGATAGCCGTGCGCAATGGTACCGCCGAACGGGCCGCGGGCAGCCCGCTCGAGATCGGTGTGCAGCCACTGCCGGTCACCGCTTGCCTCGGCGAACGCATCGATGCGCTCCTGGGTGACCACGATCGGTCGGGACGGTCCGAGCTGCTGCCCCACCAGATCCGGCAGATCTGCCAGGAATACCGTGCGCTGACCAGGGACAACCTCGTGCGTGCTCGACATCT
Encoded here:
- the eno gene encoding phosphopyruvate hydratase, with the protein product MAVIDAIIAREILDSRGNPTVEVEVGLDDGTVGRAAVPSGASTGQFEAVERRDGDEGRYLGKGVEQAVAAVMDDLEPRLLGFDASEQRLVDNEMLAIDGTDNKGEIGANAILGVSLAVAKAAAESAGLPLFRYVGGPNAHVLPVPMMNILNGGSHADSNVDIQEFMIAPIGAGSFREALRWGTEVYHALKAVLKERGLSTGLGDEGGFAPNLESNRAALDLILEAISKAGYTPGSDIALALDVAASEFFEDGSYVFEGGTKTAEEMVDYYAELVDAYPLVSIEDPLNEDDWEGWKAMTDRLGSRVQLVGDDLFVTNPERLQRGITEDTANALLVKVNQIGTLTETLDAVTLAQTNGYRCMMSHRSGETEDVTIADLAVATNCGQIKTGAPARSERVAKYNQLLRIEEELDDAAVYAGAGAFPRFAPSA
- a CDS encoding beta-ketoacyl-ACP reductase; protein product: MSVSTTGPRGSKLVDRVALVTGGTRGIGAAISRSLADQGATVAMGFGRDQQRADEFLGQLREQFPDSAFSAHQGNVGSAEDCRRTIKDVIAQHGRLDILVNNAGITRDRTVLKMEDDDWDAVVQVNLSGTFYMAQAALKHMLERGTGRIVNVSSIIGEMGNIGQANYAASKSGLFGLTKTLAREAAFHLQRSGKLNVDSIGLTVNTVTPGYVNTEMVEAVPEKVLDKIKGQIPMARLADPDEIARVVHFLCADRSSYITGQVWGVNGGMDM
- a CDS encoding alpha/beta fold hydrolase, with product MTEAVIEPTPVTDSSTSATDVPFEPIVGAHLEHSADPQVRRWTFAAFDIAAAWTTSWIDYANAAMARRSTPLDVLDDVQRFWSAALDRPSPTWSTPFEVVREWPAARLLDFSTGSGADVVPTLFLPPQAGHASTIVDYTPEQSQVRTALEQGLTRLYVLDWLGATPQTADTTIEDYVAVLDETVKWIGGPVNLVGDCQGGWLATIYAALRPEAVASLSIGAAPIDFHAGQSAIHDWISEQQATQDPMWIYRSLVEANAGVHKGDFQVAGFKMMEPAGELSRLADLWAHIDDPEFVDRYRDFVSWFETPQDMAGAFYLWTVEHLFVNNELTAGVLRVGDETVDLSRISMPIHLLAGSNDHITPPEQVWALAEHVSTPAKDIGSHLVEAGHLGLFMGRRALTEHWAPLFRSVRERNAREARTAAAPAVKAPAVKKAPVAKSAPAAKAPVAKKAPVAKAPVAKSAPVAKAPAAKSAPVATSAPVTKSTPVAKAPVAKSAPAAKAPVAKKAPVTKSAPAAEAPVAKKAPVTKSAPVEKKAPVAKAPAAKQTPASKSAPAEKEAPATKPAQAAQATPAKSAPAANPTPVATPAPASESTGVKADSAKADAPREGTSPQN
- a CDS encoding PHA/PHB synthase family protein; protein product: MSIPGMSGAGESLSVPGASLLRLMTQKATTPDPRLVEAMAPVIEFLGKNDPLGLVPATVTVLQRALKSPLAMFNAYARLGQGMVQLQMATTAKAVGVATEPVLAPEPGDRRFTERTWSDNAAFFALQQTYQLACRFAEDVLKAGSSGDPDDLNDRKAAFLVRLATEALSPTNFPATNPEALIRAFQTGGQSLVKGAANMLEDYVERGGIPEQVDSSGFELGDNLAATPGKVVFRNDLIELIQYAPQTEQVHAVPILCSPPWINKFYVMDLAPGRSLVEWMLTHNRTVFMISYRDPGVELSHLTMDDYLAQGVLTALDVVEEITGAPKIDVMGLCLGGAMATMGVANLTAKGDKRVNSLTTLNTLIDYSEPGELGIFTDDQTLKRMRARMADRGGVLPAKDMSTTFDLLRARDLVFRYVPGRWLMGDKSPAFDVLVWNADSVRMPATMHTEYLEALYGQNRLARGDYELGGERLDLKNVKVDLYVVGAINDHIVPWTSSFAVTGLTGGKVRYVLSNGGHIAGVVNPPGPKAWYEALPAGKDSTTGTAESWRGSATRTPGTWWEDWVTWATKRAGKLVDPPQLGSEKHPPLTDAPGDYVR
- a CDS encoding MaoC family dehydratase yields the protein MSSTHEVVPGQRTVFLADLPDLVGQQLGPSRPIVVTQERIDAFAEASGDRQWLHTDLERAARGPFGGTIAHGYLTLALQTVMLWDVLEVSDADSVVNYGLNKVRFITPVPVGSELVMTVEVTDVSPVRGGHQLAYTATISLPGASRPCCVAEVLFRYLSSEGS